The Medicago truncatula cultivar Jemalong A17 chromosome 4, MtrunA17r5.0-ANR, whole genome shotgun sequence genome includes a region encoding these proteins:
- the LOC25491863 gene encoding BAG family molecular chaperone regulator 7: protein MSRFRRYEIIEEEPLPLFSSSSSHFFITETLPLFPSFLEQSPPFNLDLDLCLLPSPFHADLPRVNHTRALKQQQLGLQTLSDRVAELESRFEQIVVGGKGKKKEKKNDSGGGSGGRKYTWTAEIKDGEKNGFDRKYKWIAELVEEEKKKSAVVKNVKWTAEIKGKGEDSGNNRKYTFGVESGSDDEKKKKKKNVNEKEKVKEKKKERRLRIVEIEEPDDDHKVVVLRQAFAKRFGAVQNQRGKKKELSPQDAAYLIQTTFRAYLIRRSKALRALRELAIAKSKLKEIRAQFNNFSFRRRIASDGVEHQRFSEKIIVLLLTVDAIEGVDLMVRSAKKSMVDELEAMLDVVDPQPAGRSLSFKRRTFDMPDGVIRKEIEEGVAQVVQMLDEAEST from the exons ATGTCCCGATTCAGAAGATACGAAATCATCGAAGAAGAACCATTACCCttgttctcttcttcttcttcacatttCTTCATTACTGAAACCCTTCCATTATTCCCTTCCTTCCTCGAACAATCTCCACCGTTCAATCTCGATCTCGATCTATGTCTTCTTCCATCTCCCTTCCACGCAGATCTACCCCGCGTGAATCACACTCGAGCTTTGAAGCAACAACAACTCGGTTTACAAACCCTGAGTGACCGAGTCGCCGAGTTAGAGTCACGATTCGAGCAGATCGTCGTCGGCGGGAAggggaagaagaaagagaagaagaatgaCAGCGGCGGTGGTAGTGGTGGTCGGAAGTACACGTGGACGGCTGAGATAAAAGATGGAGAGAAGAATGGGTTTGATAGAAAGTATAAATGGATAGCTGAATTGgttgaagaagagaagaagaaaagtgcgGTTGTGAAGAATGTGAAATGGACGGCTGAGATTAAAGGAAAGGGGGAAGATAGTGGGAATAATAGGAAGTATACATTTGGTGTTGAAAGTGGAAGTGAtgatgaaaagaagaagaagaaaaagaatgtgAATGAAAAGGAGAAggtgaaagagaagaagaaagaaagaagattgCGTATTGTGGAAATTGAAGAACCTGATGATGATCATAAAGTTGTTGTTTTAAGACAG GCATTTGCAAAGAGGTTTGGAGCAGTCCAAAATCAGAGAGGCAAAAAGAAGGAATTATCTCCTCAAGATGCTGCATATTTGATTCAGACAACTTTTAGAGCGTATTTGATCCGTAGGTCAAAGGCTCTTCGTGCCCTTAGAGAGCTGGCTATTGCAAAATCTAAGTTAAAGGAAATCAGAGCTCAGTTCAATAATTTTTCCTTCCGACGCCGTATAGCTAGTGATGGAGTGGAACACCAGAGGTTTTCTGAGAAAATTATTGTCTTGCTCCTCACCGTTGATGCCATTGAG GGAGTTGATCTGATGGTTAGATCTGCAAAGAAATCAATGGTGGATGAGCTGGAAGCAATGCTTGATGTGGTAGATCCCCAACCTGCTGGAAGATCACTGTCCTTCAAAAGGAGAACTTTCGATATGCCTGATGGAGTCATCCGGAAGGAAATCGAAGAAGGTGTTGCACAAGTTGTGCAAATGCTTGATGAAGCTGAGAGTACCTAG